The genomic interval ttatataaggAGACACCACAATGAATGTATCCAGAAACCAGTCACACCAcacaaaacaaacataacatCTGAATCATACAATATAAGAGAGGGCTTAAAAATTCTGCTCTAAGATGTTCTTTTGACACAAATGCATATGTTATGAACAAAAGGGTACAGGGCCACACACTCAAGTGCACTAGCTACTCTTCCAAGGTTTGAGAACACCCACAACTATGATAGCTACTATTATCAACAGTATAACGATGGCAATGCACATCCATTTTCGTGAGTTCTTCTGCAGTTTCTTAGCATTTTGAAGTGCAGTTGTCCCTCTCTGGACATGATCGACTGCGTTGTTGACCTGAACAAGTCTCTCATTAAggaaaaatcaaactaaatatgcCCTGTATTCCACATACACATGCATGCAAACACCAAATTAAGGGTGAGAGTGCAGAGTGAACAAACCTGACTTTCAATGTTATCCAGAATTTCTCCTTGAGCATCAACTAACACTGCCATGTCAAGGTAAATCTGAGAAATGGTAAAATAGAATTAGACATGCTATTGTTACAactagaataaatatttaagactGAGATATTCGTGTAGGCAAACCTGGTGTAAATCAAGAAGTTTTTTCTCAATCTCTTTCACAGCATCATGCCTCTCCTGAATTTCCTCTACTGTGTTTACTACCTGAACAATCCAGGTTTTCATATGTTTTAGTTCTCCACACAagtgaagaaaaatcataactacTATAATTTCAGATGTGTTACCAATATAAAACAATTGAAATTATTGACTACAcccctgaaaaaaaaaattatactctTTGGCCATGAGATAGAATGTGAAAACTTGCTTTACTGCATAAAGTTGATGTAAATAGAaagataatgaagaaaatgtaTTGATCATGAATTAATTTTTGACTAAGCCGTTTTCTTAAGGTATTAACTAAACCCACTTTTTCCAAGAAATGAGAAAGACAGAAAAGATAACATAATGTGTTGaacttttcaaaagaaaaagacaaattcCAGTACAAATTCACAAACCAGGTACCTGTCCTCTGCCTGCTTCTAGAATTGCTCTCTGGAAGATTTGCTCACTGTTTCCAGTTTCTATCAGGTGATCAATTGTCTATCACAATCAATGATGGCCAAttacaacaaaatttatatgcagTGAATATCTCATCTCATCTTAAATCACAAGTTCATAAGTTAAACTCACCTCATCATCTGGCCTAGTCCCAGTAACTGTAACTCAAATCAAGTAATCACAGTGTCACAAAGTTAAGATGATTAAATACTTTctaatatataagtttaaactaataaataaagcAATTGTACTGCCATAGTGTACCACAGGGATGAAATGTTCAAACCTGTTATAACTCTTCTCTCCACAACCTCACGATATTCATCTTGTATTCTTTGTCTAAGAGTCTGAAGCACAACACATTGATGAGAAGACAGACATGAAGTTGGAAAAACAGCTTCTGGTGTTAggtattaaaaactaaatataccTGGAACTCTGTCATGAGATCCTTGAACTTTTTAGTCAAGGAACTGTGGTTTCAAGGAGaagtaaataatttagttttccGGGTCCTTTTTATCaagtacaataataaaaatgtgcACAACCAACTTACTTTGTCATATTCATCCTTGCTCTGTCTATACCTGTTCCCTTCTCACAGCCGGGCTTTTGTCTATTGGATAGATTCTGCACAAAACAATTCCTGAACAAATAATTTTCATACTTGTCtgaaaattttacaataaattgaCACCTAATAGTAACAATTTTAAGCCAAATAGCTCAATACATCTTTGTTTATAGCCTCTATCTTTGTTTTGACACCATGAGCAATCTTTCCAACTTCATCAATATCTTtctccatcctcttcttgataCCTGAAAGTAATGTTATAGGTATATTAGTCTTATAAACACTGCCTAAAAGTAATGCTATAGGTTTATTGTTCGAATGCATTGTAAGGAACAAAAGCAGTctatcaaaaaaattaaatttgaaacataaatatttatctaactTGCCATTGTTGCTAGAAAGGCAATTTACCATGTGTCTGTCTGGCTATAGCTGCCTGACAAACCCAAGTTAATACAATTTCAGCTCCAATACCATTAAAATCTTACTAGGAAATTCAAAATTGGATGGTTCAATTAAAGCATATTTCATCCTAACACACGTTTAATGGCACATGCTTTAGTAACAGATTTGATTCATTGTTGTAAAGAGTATCAAATTTTACTCACATTTAATGTTAGTAACAAATgcagtatattaaaaaaaatgtcaggTGTCTAGCCATGAAGTTAATACATTGTCAGCACCTATACCAGAA from Vigna radiata var. radiata cultivar VC1973A chromosome 9, Vradiata_ver6, whole genome shotgun sequence carries:
- the LOC106773579 gene encoding syntaxin-132-like isoform X1, yielding MNDLLTDSFVGEAGNGQPSRESDIEMGQAPRSNSDMGMEAFNKQIHEVDKQIDKLAVLLQKLKEANEESKAVTKASAMKGIKKRMEKDIDEVGKIAHGVKTKIEAINKDNLSNRQKPGCEKGTGIDRARMNMTNSLTKKFKDLMTEFQTLRQRIQDEYREVVERRVITVTGTRPDDETIDHLIETGNSEQIFQRAILEAGRGQVVNTVEEIQERHDAVKEIEKKLLDLHQIYLDMAVLVDAQGEILDNIESQVNNAVDHVQRGTTALQNAKKLQKNSRKWMCIAIVILLIIVAIIVVGVLKPWKSS
- the LOC106773579 gene encoding syntaxin-132-like isoform X2; its protein translation is MNDLLTDSFVGEAGNGQPSRESDIEMGQAPRSNSDMGMEAFNKQIHEVDKQIDKLAVLLQKLKEANEESKAVTKASAMKGIKKRMEKDIDEVGKIAHGVKTKIEAINKDNLSNRQKPGCEKGTGIDRARMNMTNSLTKKFKDLMTEFQTLRQRIQDEYREVVERRVITVTGTRPDDETIDHLIETGNSEQIFQRAILEAGRGQVVNTVEEIQERHDAVKEIEKKLLDLHQC